One part of the Oncorhynchus masou masou isolate Uvic2021 unplaced genomic scaffold, UVic_Omas_1.1 unplaced_scaffold_823, whole genome shotgun sequence genome encodes these proteins:
- the LOC135537599 gene encoding short coiled-coil protein B isoform X4 produces MNCHMDDMENQVEMEEKTRLINQVLELQHTLEDLSARVDAVKEENLKLKSENQVLGQYIENLMSASSVFQTTDNKSKRK; encoded by the exons ATGAACTGTCACATGGATG ACATGGAGAACCAGgttgagatggaggagaagactAGGCTCATCAACCAGGTGCTGGAGCTACAACACACACTGGAAG ACCTGTCAGCACGTGTGGATGCGGTCAAAGAGGAGAACCTGAAGTTGAAGTCGGAGAACCAGGTTCTAGGCCAGTACATCGAGAACCTCATGTCGGCCTCCAGCGTGTTCCAAACCACCGACAACAAGAGCAAACGGAAGTAA
- the LOC135537599 gene encoding short coiled-coil protein B isoform X3: protein MNCHMDGDMENQVEMEEKTRLINQVLELQHTLEDLSARVDAVKEENLKLKSENQVLGQYIENLMSASSVFQTTDNKSKRK from the exons ATGAACTGTCACATGGATG GAGACATGGAGAACCAGgttgagatggaggagaagactAGGCTCATCAACCAGGTGCTGGAGCTACAACACACACTGGAAG ACCTGTCAGCACGTGTGGATGCGGTCAAAGAGGAGAACCTGAAGTTGAAGTCGGAGAACCAGGTTCTAGGCCAGTACATCGAGAACCTCATGTCGGCCTCCAGCGTGTTCCAAACCACCGACAACAAGAGCAAACGGAAGTAA
- the LOC135537599 gene encoding short coiled-coil protein B isoform X1: MEAELEEEDGSFTNISLADDRPSGDRGTAVLLTKQDNEDFTMNCHMDGDMENQVEMEEKTRLINQVLELQHTLEDLSARVDAVKEENLKLKSENQVLGQYIENLMSASSVFQTTDNKSKRK; encoded by the exons ATGGAAGCAGAGCTGGAAGAAGAGGACGGGAGTTTCACTAACATCTCCCTCGCCGATGACAGACCTTCAG GGGACAGAGGAACTGCAGTCCTGCTCACCAAACAGGACAACGAGGACTTCACCATGAACTGTCACATGGATG GAGACATGGAGAACCAGgttgagatggaggagaagactAGGCTCATCAACCAGGTGCTGGAGCTACAACACACACTGGAAG ACCTGTCAGCACGTGTGGATGCGGTCAAAGAGGAGAACCTGAAGTTGAAGTCGGAGAACCAGGTTCTAGGCCAGTACATCGAGAACCTCATGTCGGCCTCCAGCGTGTTCCAAACCACCGACAACAAGAGCAAACGGAAGTAA
- the LOC135537599 gene encoding short coiled-coil protein B isoform X2 codes for MEAELEEEDGSFTNISLADDRPSGDRGTAVLLTKQDNEDFTMNCHMDDMENQVEMEEKTRLINQVLELQHTLEDLSARVDAVKEENLKLKSENQVLGQYIENLMSASSVFQTTDNKSKRK; via the exons ATGGAAGCAGAGCTGGAAGAAGAGGACGGGAGTTTCACTAACATCTCCCTCGCCGATGACAGACCTTCAG GGGACAGAGGAACTGCAGTCCTGCTCACCAAACAGGACAACGAGGACTTCACCATGAACTGTCACATGGATG ACATGGAGAACCAGgttgagatggaggagaagactAGGCTCATCAACCAGGTGCTGGAGCTACAACACACACTGGAAG ACCTGTCAGCACGTGTGGATGCGGTCAAAGAGGAGAACCTGAAGTTGAAGTCGGAGAACCAGGTTCTAGGCCAGTACATCGAGAACCTCATGTCGGCCTCCAGCGTGTTCCAAACCACCGACAACAAGAGCAAACGGAAGTAA